ACTATTTTTTAGACTGGAGGGAGTGAAGGGGATGGCTGCGAATTTTAGGAAATCAGGATCAACTGACTACCAAATGAGCCGCATGGTATCTGCTATCGCGTGGATTGCCTGCATTGCAGGTATTATTCTTATTTTGTTTGATCTGGGGAATTTAAGCGATCGTAATATATATTTAATGACAGGTATTGGCTGCTTCGCTGCCGGAATATTTATTTTTCTCATTGGAAAAGCGTTTGTCATTGCCCGTAAGAAGGAAGACCAGGAAAACGGCCGCAGCTAGCATAAATAAAAATGAGAGAACATATCCAATAAAACAACATCGTGGGTCTTCGAGCAGTGTAGCGTGATAACTGTACGGAGGCCCGCTTTTTGCTTTAATATAGCTTCTTTGCGATACATAAATATCGTATTTTATGTCATTTTCTTAGTGATAAATGATTTTTGAATTTGCAAGAGAAAATTTATTTTTAGAGAGATTTTTCACAAAAAACGGACAAATAATCGACAATTTTGTTAACAATAAAAAAAGTGACCGCTTTTCTGCTATCTTATATAGGGGCAACATTACAGGAGTTCGTTAGTTTTGAGTAATTTACTATTTCTAAGGAGAGGGGAACAACATGAACAAAAAACCAAAAGCGATTATTGCGTTGGTTTTGACCGTGCTCACGGTAGCATTGCTCATTTGGACGTGTTTTTATGCTGGCGGAAAATACGTTGTTTTCGATCCGAAAGGACCCGTTGGGCAAGCACAAAAAGAGCTGATCATTATTACGACGGCTTTGTCTGCGCTTATAATTGTTCCGGTCATGATTTTGACTTTCTTCATCATTTGGCGCTATCGTGACTCAGCGACTAACAAAGTAAAGTATCAACCCCACTGGGATGACAGCAAAAAGCTGGAGACCGTATGGTGGGCTATTCCAATCATCGTTATTTGCATCATTGCGGTGATCACTGCAAGATATACCTACTTGCTGGAGCCTTCCAAGCCAATTGCAAGTACACAAAAGCCGGTAACCATTCAAGTGGCTTCACTGGACTGGAAATGGCTCTTTATGTACCCGGAAGAAGGTATAGCTACAGTTAACCAGGTTCACATTCCTAAAGGTGTTCCAGTCCGTTTTGAACTGACTGCCGATGCCCCGATGAACTCGTTCTGGATTCCGCAATTGGGCGGTCAAATCTACACCATGTCAGGCATGGCTATGAAACTGCATTTGCAGGCCGATCATGAAGGAACTTACTTTGGCTCGGGTGCAAACTTTAGCGGTGAGCATTTTGGACAAATGCGATTTGATGTAGAAGTCCAGTCGGATGAAGCGTATAAAAACTGGGTCGCTGACATCAAGAAGCAGTCCAAACCGTTGACAAAGGACGGCTATTTGGCGCTTGCAAAACCAGGTTTGTCCCAGCCTGATGAGTATTCTTCGATTCCCGACGGATTGTTCCAGAACATCGTAACCAAATACGTAGTAGACGGTGCTTCCAACCCGCATGCAGGACATGGAGCATCCACTGAAGATTCTTCCAAGTCCGGCACAGAAGATAAAGGTGCAATGGACATGAGTCATATGAATATGAGCGGACACAATTAAATGATTATAGGGAAGGAGGCTCCCAATGCTTGATAAAATAAAAGAGTTTGCATCCACTTTCTTCGTCACTGGAGATCCGATGATTTATGGAGCGGACGTTTCCATCGCTCTTGCGACGATCGGGATCGTGTTTGTGCTCACTTATTTCAAAAAATGGGGCTGGCTTTGGAAAAACTGGTTGACGACTGTTGACCATAAAAAAGTCGGTATCATGTATATCCTCGCGTCCATCCTGATGCTATTCCGCGGTGGTGTGGATGCCTTATTGATGCGTATTCAACTTGCTTCACCGGATGTTACATTGCTGCATCCTGAGCATTACAATCAGATCTTTACAACACATGGCACGATCATGATCTTGTTTATGGCGATGCCTTTGATGTTTGGTTTGTTTAATATCGCGGTACCGCTTCAAATTGGTGCGCGCGACGTAGCGTTCCCTTTCCTGAACGCACTGAGCTTCTGGCTTTTCTTTATGGGAGCGATGTTGTTCAACCTGTCCTTCGTTATTGGCGGTTCGCCAGATGCAGGCTGGTTGAGTTATCCGCCGCTTTCCGAATTGCAATTTAGTCCCGGCGTCGGCGAGAACTTCTATATCTGGGGTATTCAGATTTCGGGTATAGGTTCATTGGCTACTGGGATCAACTTTATTGTTACCATTATTAAAATGCGCGCACCTGGTATGACCTGGATGAAAATGCCTGTCTTTACGTGGTCCGTATTTTCATCGTGTGTTATTATCATTTTCGCGTTCCCGATTCTGACGATTACTTTGGCTTTGCTATTCCTTGACCGCTTCGGAGGAGGACACTTCTTTACCCTTGACTTTGGCGGCAACCCGATGATGTATATCAACCTGATTTGGATGTGGGGTCATCCTGAGGTATACATTGTAGTATTGCCTGCTTTCGGTATTTATTCCGAGGTCATTAGCGTATTCTCCAAAAAGAAATTGTTTGGCTACAAATCCATGGTTTACGCCATGTTCATTATTGCGATCCTGTCCTTCTTCACCTGGGCGCATCACTTCTTCACGATGGGATCAGGCGCAGATGTCAATGCATTCTTTGCGATTTCGACGATGGTTATCGCAATCCCGACAGGTGTTAAGGTGTTTAACTGGCTGTTCACGATGTATCGGGGTAAAATCGAATTTAAAACTCCGATGATGTGGTCTATTGCTTTTATTCCGAACTTCCTGATTGCAGGTTTGACGGGTGTCATGTTGTCTGTAGCACCTGCGGACTTCCAGTTCCATAACAGTTACTTCTTGATCGCTCACTTCCACTCCGCTCTGATTGGCGGTGTAGTGTTCGGCTATCTGGCAGGTCTGTACTACTGGTGGCCTAAAATGTTCGGCTTCACGCTGCCTGAAACGCCTGGCAAATGGGCTTTCTGGTTCTGGAATATCGGTTTCTATGTATGTTTCATTCCGCAGTATTCCCTCGGTCTGATGGGTATGACACGTCGTCTGAGCACTTACGGCTGGGATACCGGCTGGCAGCCGCTTAACTTTGTTTCAACCATTGGGGCATTCCTGATGGGGATCGGTTTCTTGTTCCAGGTTCTTCAAATTTTGCTGGGTATCAAGAATTTCCGCAAGCTGAAGGATACAACAGGCGACCCTTGGGGTGGTCATACGCTCGAATGGTCGATTCCTTCACCTGCACCGGAGTACAATTTTGCTACCATCCCGCAAGTAGAAGAACGTGACGACTGGTGGGCAGAAAAAGACAAACGTGCAAAAGGTATTTTCAGAAAGCAACCACCAATTGAAGCAATTCATATGCCGAAAAATTCGGCGATTCCGTTCATTATGTCAGTGTTCTTTTTCATCGCAGGCTTTGGGTTCGTATTCGGTTGGTCGTTCTTCTATATTCCAGGGCTGATCGGTGTGGCAATTTGTATGATTTGCCGCTCGTTCTTCTCCTATGATGCCGATTACTATATTCCTGCAGATGAAGTAAAACGCACGGAAGCCGCAATAAGGGGGTCTGTATAATGGCACAAGCTGCAGCACATCACAGCCATGATCATGACCACGGGCATCACGATCCGCAAGAATTGAAGATGCTTGGTTTTTGGATCTTCCTTGTAACGGACGTGATCCTGTTCAGTACCTTGTTTGCAACCTTCGTTGTCCTTCGGAACAATACGGCCGGAGGGCCGGGGGGCGCAGAGCTGTTTAACATGACAGGGGTTATTATTGAAACGTTCCTCTTGCTTACAAGCAGCTTTACAAGTGGTCTGGCCGTGTTGGCCATGAACAAAGGAAGCCTGAAGGGATTAATCAGCTGGTTAATCGTGACGGCGATCCTGGGTCTTGGTTTTATCGGTTTTGAAGTTTACGAGTTTGTTGAAATGGTACACGAAGGAGCCAATTTTGGAACCAGTGCGTTCCTGTCGGCATTCTTCACACTGGTCGGTACGCACGGACTTCACGTTTCCTTGGGTCTGGTGTGGATGATCGGACTCATGTTCCAGGTGAAAAAGCGTGGGCTTACTCCTGAAACGAAGGGTAAAGTCTCAGCATTGAGCTTGTACTGGCACTTTTTGGACGCTGTCTGGATCTTCTTGCTGTCAGTTGTCTATTTGATGGGGGTGATGTAGGTGGCACAGCATCAATCAGGAGCAGGTTCGCATGGTCATGATGATTCTCACGGTTCAGTGAAATCCTATGTTATCGGGTTTATTCTGTCCATCGTACTGACCATCATTCCTCTCGGTGTGGTTATGAATCATATGTTGAGCCGCACTTCAACCATGGTCGTTATTTTGGCCACGGCAGTGCTGCAATTCCTGGTTCAGCTTTTCTTCTTCATGCACATCCGTGAGAGCAATGGACCACGCTGGAATGTCATGACTTTGATCTTCGGGGTAGTTATCCTGTTGACCATTGTGGGTGGTTCCGTGTGGATTATGGAATACAACATGGTAGCACACTAATTAATGGTGCGAGCAACACTGTAGTAAGAGAGGAATTGGCATTCAGCTGATTCCTCTTTTTTCGTGAAATCTATTTAAAAATACAAACTGTGGCTCCTTGAACTCAAGTTTACATATGTGTAAAATGGAATTGTATAACAGATGAGTAAAAACGATAATACTATTGAGAGTGGAGGAACAAAGTAATGAATACCGAGTTATTGTTTAGCCCTTTTCAAGCAGGTAATTTAGTTCTGCCCAATCGGATCGTTATGGCTCCCATGACACGGAATTTTTCGCCTCAAGGCATCCCGGGGCCTGAGGTTGCCGAGTATTATCGTCGCCGTGCGGAAAATGCT
This DNA window, taken from Paenibacillus kribbensis, encodes the following:
- the cyoA gene encoding ubiquinol oxidase subunit II gives rise to the protein MNKKPKAIIALVLTVLTVALLIWTCFYAGGKYVVFDPKGPVGQAQKELIIITTALSALIIVPVMILTFFIIWRYRDSATNKVKYQPHWDDSKKLETVWWAIPIIVICIIAVITARYTYLLEPSKPIASTQKPVTIQVASLDWKWLFMYPEEGIATVNQVHIPKGVPVRFELTADAPMNSFWIPQLGGQIYTMSGMAMKLHLQADHEGTYFGSGANFSGEHFGQMRFDVEVQSDEAYKNWVADIKKQSKPLTKDGYLALAKPGLSQPDEYSSIPDGLFQNIVTKYVVDGASNPHAGHGASTEDSSKSGTEDKGAMDMSHMNMSGHN
- a CDS encoding cbb3-type cytochrome c oxidase subunit I, which gives rise to MLDKIKEFASTFFVTGDPMIYGADVSIALATIGIVFVLTYFKKWGWLWKNWLTTVDHKKVGIMYILASILMLFRGGVDALLMRIQLASPDVTLLHPEHYNQIFTTHGTIMILFMAMPLMFGLFNIAVPLQIGARDVAFPFLNALSFWLFFMGAMLFNLSFVIGGSPDAGWLSYPPLSELQFSPGVGENFYIWGIQISGIGSLATGINFIVTIIKMRAPGMTWMKMPVFTWSVFSSCVIIIFAFPILTITLALLFLDRFGGGHFFTLDFGGNPMMYINLIWMWGHPEVYIVVLPAFGIYSEVISVFSKKKLFGYKSMVYAMFIIAILSFFTWAHHFFTMGSGADVNAFFAISTMVIAIPTGVKVFNWLFTMYRGKIEFKTPMMWSIAFIPNFLIAGLTGVMLSVAPADFQFHNSYFLIAHFHSALIGGVVFGYLAGLYYWWPKMFGFTLPETPGKWAFWFWNIGFYVCFIPQYSLGLMGMTRRLSTYGWDTGWQPLNFVSTIGAFLMGIGFLFQVLQILLGIKNFRKLKDTTGDPWGGHTLEWSIPSPAPEYNFATIPQVEERDDWWAEKDKRAKGIFRKQPPIEAIHMPKNSAIPFIMSVFFFIAGFGFVFGWSFFYIPGLIGVAICMICRSFFSYDADYYIPADEVKRTEAAIRGSV
- the cyoC gene encoding cytochrome o ubiquinol oxidase subunit III, whose amino-acid sequence is MAQAAAHHSHDHDHGHHDPQELKMLGFWIFLVTDVILFSTLFATFVVLRNNTAGGPGGAELFNMTGVIIETFLLLTSSFTSGLAVLAMNKGSLKGLISWLIVTAILGLGFIGFEVYEFVEMVHEGANFGTSAFLSAFFTLVGTHGLHVSLGLVWMIGLMFQVKKRGLTPETKGKVSALSLYWHFLDAVWIFLLSVVYLMGVM
- the cyoD gene encoding cytochrome o ubiquinol oxidase subunit IV; this translates as MAQHQSGAGSHGHDDSHGSVKSYVIGFILSIVLTIIPLGVVMNHMLSRTSTMVVILATAVLQFLVQLFFFMHIRESNGPRWNVMTLIFGVVILLTIVGGSVWIMEYNMVAH